The following coding sequences are from one Paenibacillus tundrae window:
- a CDS encoding MFS transporter: MKLSLLKGHAVLWAILTGAFALVLTNSAFNLLLPYFVQHYDISTTAGGWIIVLYMLAMTLTMPMASLIVDRLGRKQTYMLGICLYGIFSIIGALFHAYFEVLLIVRFMHGVAAGLMIPLSLVLLFDYYGTEVRGRITGAWGMLLMLAPTAGPTLGGFIVEYGRLEYLFWLNVPFAVFSLILCGRYIQMYLPARRKRWHLSSMILLIGGIGALSLGLQLYASPIVGSGVPWSLMAVGIALLIRFIQTENRRKEPLIRYQLLRRNKVFPLTVLISTIQDCVMFGVIFALPLLFQDVFHMSPALSGALFIPLSICTSLFMWIGGSLMDRGRSLQFIAWGTALVAFSIVSFAFLPLNTPLIILVLLMACRGIGVGLSGMSISALGLQALSEEDMHEGSALSTTIERLASSFAIMGLTLFYDMRWQWLAQTGASVEMAKWGALREICIVLGSAILLTLPLVLLIEVVQKVRF; encoded by the coding sequence ATGAAGTTATCGCTACTCAAGGGTCATGCCGTTCTGTGGGCTATTCTTACGGGCGCCTTTGCTCTCGTGCTGACGAATAGTGCGTTTAATCTGCTGTTACCCTACTTTGTCCAACACTATGATATTTCGACGACAGCAGGGGGATGGATCATTGTATTGTACATGCTTGCGATGACGCTGACGATGCCGATGGCCTCTCTGATCGTGGATCGTTTGGGTAGAAAGCAGACCTATATGTTAGGCATATGTTTATATGGCATATTCTCCATCATTGGTGCACTGTTCCATGCCTATTTCGAGGTCTTGTTGATCGTACGTTTCATGCATGGCGTGGCGGCAGGTTTGATGATTCCGTTATCCCTTGTCTTGTTATTTGACTATTACGGTACCGAAGTGCGAGGCAGGATCACAGGAGCGTGGGGAATGCTCCTAATGCTTGCTCCAACGGCTGGTCCGACCTTAGGTGGATTCATCGTTGAGTATGGCAGGCTGGAATATCTATTCTGGTTAAACGTTCCGTTCGCTGTATTCTCCTTAATCTTATGCGGCAGATACATCCAGATGTATCTGCCAGCCCGCCGCAAGCGGTGGCATCTATCTAGCATGATCTTGTTGATCGGAGGGATAGGCGCTCTTAGTCTGGGACTTCAACTATATGCTAGTCCTATTGTGGGTAGCGGAGTACCTTGGAGCCTTATGGCCGTAGGGATTGCACTGCTCATCCGTTTTATTCAAACGGAGAATCGACGGAAGGAACCATTAATTCGCTATCAGCTTTTACGCCGGAATAAGGTGTTTCCGTTAACTGTACTCATCTCCACCATTCAGGATTGCGTGATGTTTGGGGTGATATTTGCTTTACCGCTGTTATTCCAAGATGTCTTTCACATGTCACCAGCTCTATCCGGTGCGCTGTTCATTCCGCTGTCGATCTGCACAAGTCTGTTCATGTGGATTGGCGGCAGTCTGATGGATCGTGGTCGGTCGTTGCAATTTATCGCATGGGGCACCGCTCTTGTGGCGTTCTCGATTGTATCGTTTGCCTTCCTGCCGCTGAATACCCCGCTTATTATTCTGGTCTTGCTTATGGCCTGCCGAGGAATTGGAGTTGGACTGTCAGGCATGAGCATCTCGGCTCTAGGATTACAGGCGTTATCGGAAGAGGATATGCATGAGGGATCGGCATTGTCCACGACGATTGAACGTTTAGCTTCATCGTTTGCGATCATGGGATTGACGTTGTTCTACGATATGCGATGGCAATGGCTTGCTCAGACAGGGGCATCGGTAGAGATGGCCAAGTGGGGTGCGCTACGAGAAATATGTATCGTGCTGGGAAGTGCGATCCTGCTAACTCTGCCCCTTGTTTTACTTATAGAGGTTGTTCAAAAAGTCCGCTTTTGA
- a CDS encoding IucA/IucC family protein — MENKLQSEAKQQANIHSSKLLLNTYIRELAYKKQDDIQINAMTKTFQVSFRVSDVIVTGRLSYYSAMGEHEYDTIQTLSGQMVYVQNLVRWITRELSAEGSEGVISQKHKQEVEEGVHDDLVRDFAEKVDNSLANLTLFIEKAGAFEMHDYCTSEQSLLYGHPFHPFPKNSRGFTEQDVLRYSPELRNAFPLCYIAVRKDVYREEWVEDHHQIEWHESVQEQLAQVVENSSEQYGVLPVHPWQYKHILGISKVQSYIRERKIVLLGSFGPLAYPTSSVRTVYVPDMNCNIKLSLHMQITNMIRTNSAEQMRRTLDASRYLVQHDCFDQDEHTHIAYETGVTTCHFIDEGLTSLFTVAYRPIEFDPSCTFVVSSLVEAPLPGMPSRLMRMLGGGRVEAEQWLSRYLRISLLPLVRAGGERGIHFEAHLQNTLVTLQEGWPVAFIVRDLEGVSVDIEHVRSGERDRSELLFYPREKAWARTSYYFMVNHLGSLIHALARDVGVQEEHFWEMVREVLEEELKRTGNAYVQHLLKADAFMAKQNLVSCLRGISQTPDYVAVQNVMNRIGVK, encoded by the coding sequence ATGGAAAACAAGCTCCAGTCTGAGGCGAAGCAGCAGGCGAATATACACTCATCCAAGCTGCTTCTCAACACGTACATTCGTGAGCTTGCATACAAGAAGCAAGATGATATACAGATCAATGCGATGACGAAGACGTTCCAAGTGTCGTTTCGGGTAAGTGATGTCATCGTTACTGGACGTTTATCGTATTACTCCGCCATGGGTGAGCATGAGTACGATACCATACAAACTCTCAGTGGACAGATGGTGTATGTGCAGAATCTGGTTCGCTGGATTACCCGTGAGCTGAGTGCTGAGGGAAGTGAAGGGGTCATCTCGCAGAAACATAAACAGGAAGTAGAAGAAGGAGTTCATGACGATCTCGTCCGTGATTTTGCCGAAAAGGTAGACAATAGCCTCGCGAACTTGACGCTGTTCATTGAAAAGGCTGGCGCCTTCGAAATGCATGATTACTGTACATCGGAACAGTCTCTATTGTATGGACATCCATTCCACCCGTTTCCCAAAAACTCACGTGGGTTCACTGAACAGGATGTGCTCAGGTATAGCCCGGAGCTACGTAATGCCTTTCCGCTTTGTTACATTGCCGTGAGGAAGGATGTGTATCGAGAAGAATGGGTGGAAGACCATCATCAGATTGAATGGCATGAGAGTGTTCAAGAACAGTTGGCACAAGTCGTGGAAAATTCATCTGAGCAATATGGCGTACTGCCCGTTCACCCTTGGCAATATAAGCACATCTTGGGTATATCCAAGGTGCAATCTTACATCCGGGAACGAAAAATCGTACTGCTTGGCAGCTTTGGCCCACTCGCCTATCCAACATCCTCAGTACGCACCGTATATGTGCCTGATATGAACTGTAATATCAAGCTGTCGTTGCATATGCAAATTACGAACATGATTCGTACGAACAGTGCGGAGCAGATGCGGAGAACGCTGGATGCTTCACGTTATTTGGTACAGCATGATTGTTTTGATCAGGACGAGCATACACACATTGCATATGAAACGGGAGTAACGACGTGTCACTTCATAGATGAAGGGTTGACCAGTTTGTTTACCGTAGCTTATCGCCCGATTGAATTCGATCCTTCGTGTACGTTCGTTGTATCCAGCCTAGTAGAAGCACCATTGCCAGGAATGCCATCCCGGTTGATGCGGATGCTCGGCGGTGGACGGGTAGAGGCAGAGCAGTGGTTATCCCGTTACTTGCGAATATCTCTCTTACCATTGGTGCGTGCAGGTGGGGAGCGGGGCATTCATTTTGAAGCTCATTTACAAAATACACTGGTGACCCTGCAAGAGGGTTGGCCTGTTGCCTTTATTGTGCGTGATCTCGAAGGGGTTAGCGTCGATATCGAGCATGTGAGATCGGGTGAACGTGACCGTTCTGAGCTGCTTTTTTATCCACGGGAGAAGGCGTGGGCAAGGACATCTTACTATTTTATGGTTAATCATCTGGGTTCACTTATACATGCACTTGCTAGGGATGTGGGTGTGCAGGAAGAGCATTTCTGGGAGATGGTGCGTGAAGTGCTTGAAGAAGAACTGAAGCGTACCGGGAATGCCTATGTTCAGCATTTGCTCAAGGCAGATGCATTTATGGCGAAGCAGAATCTGGTGAGCTGTCTTCGAGGAATCAGTCAAACACCGGATTACGTGGCCGTTCAGAATGTAATGAACCGAATAGGAGTGAAGTAA
- a CDS encoding IucA/IucC family protein, which produces MGAFQVETEIKDKTEVHKDVQERIMRQALEALWFEDIIECRKQGREWGTTGIDGQGKPVQYICEAQQKYSFGRVKIVKGSIQREGVPMTDLNRFLEEMVLNKLTGVHVDSFIQELLETLAKDSQCRAVLAESIPIADHHYDALESHMTDGHLYHPSYKSRLGFTLKDNLAYGPEFNMDVSLYWLAVKQTLVQMALSKGCTSDDLVGQHLTEADVYRFNRILQGEAGLELSDVDVAEGGIADSTSISSTTNSSSGDSDNISSSSSSSSSSSSSSSSSSSSSSSSSSSSSSSSSSSSGSSSGVSVSGSNSNSDGVGVTHVDAHGNPYVFVPVHPWQWEHQLQSVFAVQLLEKDIIFLGASSSSYRAQQSIRSLSNRVNSSAPYIKLALSITNTSSTRILAQHTTQNAPLISDWLEQLIQEDELLQQEQFAILKEVMGLSFRYEQLSVILYRRAYGTFGAIWRENVSTHLQPGETAWPLNALMLVQPNGVPFIQAAIERHGIAKWSEALVRTITLPIIHLLYAHGIALESHAQNIILVLENDLPKRIIVKDLHDGVRYVPDKLLHPERAPELHPVPETHRKFNRYSFIYADDVSEVRDYTYDAFFFICMTDIALALESFGLSEEDFWQLSAGVIVDYQQQHPEYSERFAWFDLFGEDALIEEMTKRRLYGDGELYFRKVSNPLKLAKETLV; this is translated from the coding sequence GTGGGAGCCTTTCAAGTCGAGACTGAAATCAAGGACAAAACGGAAGTACACAAGGATGTGCAGGAACGCATTATGCGTCAGGCACTGGAGGCTTTATGGTTCGAGGATATTATTGAGTGTAGGAAGCAAGGCAGAGAGTGGGGAACTACCGGAATTGATGGACAAGGGAAACCTGTTCAATACATCTGTGAAGCACAGCAGAAGTACTCGTTCGGTAGAGTGAAGATAGTTAAAGGGTCGATCCAAAGAGAAGGCGTGCCTATGACCGATCTGAATCGATTTCTGGAAGAAATGGTGCTGAACAAACTTACAGGAGTTCATGTCGATTCCTTCATTCAAGAGTTGCTGGAGACATTGGCGAAGGATAGTCAGTGCCGAGCTGTATTGGCAGAGTCGATTCCGATCGCGGATCATCATTATGATGCACTCGAAAGTCATATGACCGACGGTCATCTCTATCATCCAAGCTATAAGTCGAGATTAGGATTCACGCTAAAAGACAACCTGGCCTATGGCCCCGAATTCAACATGGATGTGTCGCTCTATTGGCTCGCGGTGAAGCAGACGTTGGTGCAGATGGCTCTCTCCAAAGGTTGTACATCAGATGATCTTGTGGGACAACATTTGACGGAGGCGGATGTATATCGGTTTAACCGCATTCTGCAGGGAGAAGCTGGCCTAGAGCTTAGTGATGTGGATGTTGCTGAGGGTGGTATTGCTGACAGTACCAGCATTAGTAGCACTACCAATAGTAGTAGTGGCGACAGTGATAATATTAGTAGCAGTAGCAGTAGCAGTAGCAGTAGCAGTAGCAGTAGCAGTAGCAGTAGCAGTAGCAGTAGCAGTAGCAGTAGCAGTAGCAGTAGCAGTAGCAGTAGCAGTAGCGGTAGCAGTAGCGGTGTTAGTGTTAGTGGCAGTAACAGTAACAGTGATGGAGTTGGCGTTACCCACGTTGATGCTCATGGTAACCCTTATGTGTTCGTCCCGGTTCATCCTTGGCAATGGGAGCACCAATTGCAGTCGGTATTTGCTGTTCAATTATTGGAGAAGGATATTATTTTCCTCGGGGCATCATCTTCTTCATATCGCGCCCAGCAGTCGATCCGTTCTCTCTCCAATCGGGTTAATTCTAGTGCTCCTTATATCAAACTAGCACTTAGTATTACGAATACATCAAGTACTCGTATTTTGGCTCAGCATACCACCCAGAATGCACCGCTGATCAGCGATTGGTTGGAACAACTTATTCAGGAGGATGAGCTGTTGCAGCAGGAGCAGTTTGCCATACTGAAAGAGGTCATGGGATTGTCCTTCAGATATGAGCAACTATCTGTGATCCTATATCGCCGTGCGTACGGAACATTCGGTGCAATTTGGCGCGAGAATGTATCCACCCATCTGCAACCGGGGGAGACGGCGTGGCCATTAAATGCATTGATGCTGGTGCAACCAAACGGTGTTCCTTTCATTCAGGCTGCAATCGAACGTCATGGTATTGCAAAGTGGAGCGAAGCGCTTGTTCGCACGATTACACTGCCAATCATTCATTTGTTGTATGCTCATGGCATTGCACTAGAGTCACATGCCCAGAATATTATTTTGGTGCTGGAGAATGACCTGCCGAAACGGATTATTGTGAAGGATCTGCATGATGGGGTTCGTTATGTACCAGATAAACTGCTTCATCCAGAGCGTGCACCAGAGCTGCATCCTGTACCGGAGACTCACCGTAAGTTCAATCGGTATTCCTTCATCTATGCGGATGATGTATCCGAGGTTCGAGACTATACCTATGATGCATTCTTCTTCATCTGTATGACCGATATTGCTCTGGCACTGGAGTCCTTCGGATTATCCGAGGAAGATTTCTGGCAACTGAGTGCGGGTGTCATTGTGGACTATCAGCAGCAGCATCCGGAATA